GATAAATCCTGATAAGCGTTGTTGGTTTGCATTTGCGTATTCCAGTCAAAACCCATGGCTAAATCCACATCCAGACTCCCATCTGATTTCTGGTTTTAGTTTAATTTGGAATTATTGTCTGTTTCTGTCCTTCGAATATGTTGAATATTGTGGTTCTTTCTTCACCTTATTTGTTTGATCGGCATAGTCGTAGGTTCTCTTCTATCCTGCTAGATGTTCGAAGCACTAGTTCTTCGTCGTCTTAAAAAGGGTAATTGAGCTTGGGCATGGAATTGCCTGGAGTTTTAATTGATACACTGGTTAGAAAGGATGATGCCCGTTAGAACATACTGGATTGGTTGGCAACTGTTCCAAACAAGATTTGCCAATACCATACTGTACCATTTTGATATCAGTATATGGTATAAGGGGTGTACTGGCATTCGACATGCACATTGATACTGGTATGGGATCTGATATCAAGATGGCAAACTTTAATTCTAGAATGCTAAAGGTTAGACTGCcacaataaaaaaaagatttatttcaTGCCTATTACCAAGGAAATTTATTCCATATAAGTTTTTACTTCAATGTTCGTTAATCTCCAAATCTACACTTGAGATAACCAATGGCATAGTTCTGTAATTAACTATCACAATGGTTAGGAAGATTTTTATTTGTCCAAAATAGCTAGAATGAGatttttcagatttaaaataataatcattATAACAGCTGTTGTTTACTGTTTTAATGGAAAATAACAGATGATGGAAAAATAATGCAATTATTTACCCAAATCAGTATTATCAACTATACTAGTTATCTTAATATTCAATATTAATATATCCTATGATTCTACGAAATAAGTATATTAATTCTATGAAGTAGTTATAACAGCCATTAACATCCGTTTTCACAAACGTTTTCTCCGGATATGCTTGTTTTAAAAGATTCTATGGCACCTGATTGTGAGATCTTATGTATCTCATCCCAGCTAAACTTTAATCATCCTTTTTGACGTGAGGATCATTATATCGTAGCAGCGGATGCTAGGTCAAAGTGActaagaaaattttgaaatggTAATTGTAAGGAAAGCATCGCAGGTCTCGGAAGCTTGCAGAGAATAGGGCAAACAGGAAACAATTTTAATATGATAATATGAGAGTCCAAAATCTTCACTGACTTCCCAAGTCTTAAAAAGTATTCATTCATATTTCAAGTTAGCCTGAGGCATTAGCAGCCCATAAACATGATTCTTCAGGGCTGTCTATAAGGATGATTGTTAGTTTAGCATTTTCTGAAAATTAGAGGGAGTCTTCCATCATTAGTCTTTTCTTTTAAACAGCCAAGCACTTCTACATTCTCGACACAAGAATGCTTGAGATCTTTACCAAGAAAACATAGCCTTCCAAATAATACTTAAATAAATATACATATTTACATGCATTCAGGCATTCATCTCATCAAGATTTGGGTGCATATCCAGTTCTCTGTTCTGCACCCAAGTCCATGATCAAACTTTGTAAGTATATGAACCAAAACAACACCGGAACTATctcgaacaaaaaaaaattaaggaccTGTTTGGATAATTAggcctaaaattttataaaattcatggacctaccataaaaaaatattagattcttttttttttcctacgaGATTCAGACCACCTCATTCAAAAAGTGATTCTAGATATTTATAAACAAATAGCCTAACCTGCTTATAGTTCATTATTTTTTATGCTTGGACTACGAACTTCATGGGATTTTGGACccaatcatttaaaaaaaaaaaaaaaaatcatactacTGTCAAAACTCTTAAACacaataaaaaagaaaagttttATTCATTGCCTTCCAAGAATCTGTTTGTAAATCAGGACAGGATCCAACCTCCTGCGCGCTCATTTGCGCAAAAACCTGCAAATATCTGTTTTACCCTTCAGATGGTCATCCGACAAACAAAAATTTAACCACCTATAGTCAACAACATCATTGGGAGGACACCAGGACGAACGGCAGTGCCAGCTCTCATTTTTACTTAATTCCATCAATCATTACCATGCACGCAGGAACCGGATCCCGAAGAAGATGCCAGCCATTTCATCACAAACGGATGCTCCAATAGTTGAGCAGCAGAAGGCCGTTCATCTGGGTTAACCTGCACATCTCTTGAcaaggagttggggagctcggcaCGGCCCAATCCTAAATAAAGCTTGAGTCTGCAAATTAGAGAGAATGAACGATTAGTCATAACATGTTGATGCATTGAGGTGGCTACTAAATCCTTCCAACAATTATAAAACTGATGATTGTTTGCAGCTTGCATCATGAAACAAAAGTGAAAATATCTTCAGTCTTTCAAATTTGACTTAAAAAGGAAAAGGCAAGCATAGAGGTTGCATGATATATAGGCATGAAAAAGTAATAAGATGGAGACATCTAAAGGAGTTGCAATTTCTACGCCAGCTGCGTTAACTGCTAGAAGCACCTTCTATGACAAGAAGACCCCAGTGTTATTATGATCTTCTGCTGTTTACTTTACTTTCAGGAGAGATTGTTTATTCTGGAACTTTATAAGATGGGCAAGATATTTTCATGACCCGGATCCTCGCAAAACCCGTGTTCTTCAACTGGTCCGTGAAGTCGTCGATGGAGACCGGGTTGCCCGCTTCCTTCACGATGCCCAAAAGTCGCCGAGTGGTCCAAAACTCCATCGGGAGGCCGGGGAGGCGTAACCGTACCATGGCCATCTTGACAATGTTGGTGCCGGGGACAAAATCCGGCACCCAAGGTTCCATGGCCCTCCATGGAGAACAGAGTTGGTCTCCTCCTCCGATTTGGAGCGGAATAGGAGGTGGTCTTCCGCCAGAGAGAAGGATTCAACCTCGTTTGGGAGCTTGCCCTTCACCTTGAAATCCCTTGCAATCCAGTCCACAGGAACCCGCCGGCCCAAGCTTCGTACCAAGACGGAGACCCTCTCTCACTTGCCCCTCTCCTCCTCCATTTCCTCCTCCGGGAACTCCAAGATTTTGGTGAAGTATCGCTGGAGTTGTTCGACCTCCGACTCGGAGATTTTGTGGCATAGGTTGCCGCGCTTGGCCCCCAGCCACCCTTGCCCAGGCCCTCCCCACTTCGCCTGAGACGGGCTTTGATCCACTATCATTCCCAACAGCTTCCCCTTTGCCTTCCACCCCACCTGCCATCATCCCTACGACCTGCTCGTGGAAAAGCCGGAGAGAGCCCAAAAGAAGCCGAAACACGCCAAATGCTCGCCGATGGTCTTAAGTTTTTCGGAGACGGAATCTAGCTCTTTACaggttctcttctttcttgctAGATCTTTGAAGCAGTGGTTCTTCATCGTCTTCAAAATGGTAATTGAGCTTGGGCATGGAATTGCCTGGAGTTTTAACTGATACACTGGCCCAGAAAGGATGATGCTTGTTGTTAGAACATGCTGGACTGATCGACAACTATTTCAGGCAAGATTTGCTAATACCGAACGGTACCGGTTTGATATCAGTATATGCTATAAGGGCTTATACATGATTCTTCAAGGCTGTCTATGAGGGTGACGGTGATTGCTAGTTTAGCATATTATTAGTTTAGCATTTTCTGAAACTAAATTAGAGGGAGATGGTACCTTATTTGTACCTGCTGAAATTTTACATTGCACCTCTCGTAATGGGAGGCATTTAAGGGACATTGGTTGGGGAGAGTGGAGGtctgaaatcggaatcggaatggatgactctcgttccaaccgtttggttggaaggagtctcatttcgattccgatttcaggATGGAATGAGAATAGTTCAATCTATATAAAACTTAATCCCtattctcctctatggattcgaattttcatttcgatttcgatttcggttACGAATCAAACGCTTCGAAGAATTTGactatttcgatttcgattccaagccattctgaTTCTCATTTTCATTCCGATTTCGGTTACGAATCAAACACCCCCTTAATATGTTGTGGTGCAACCCAAAAGCTTGAACCACCGTTGAAGTTTGAGCACAAGCATAAAGCCTCGCCAAATTTTAGGACTTCAGCATAGTTGCACCTCTAGCCATAATCTCGAACCGTCTTATGATGACAAAATCTGGACCGGGTAAGTTAGCTAACTAGAAAAGGAGCAATTTATCTCTTGCAGGGCAAGTTATGCTGGCCAACACTCTGCTTAACACCATTCCAAAATCATTGGTAGACTCTAACATGGGTGCATCAATCCACTCTCGACGAAGTGAACTTCAAGAAAGCCCATTTGGATATGTAGGGTGGGATAAACTTCTTAGGCCTAAGTTGGTGGCTTGTTGCGATAAAATTTCAAGATGGGACAAGCAAGTAGAGTATTATGATACAGTACTCTTGACCCATGGTGAATTCATTCCACTGACACAGGTGCCTTGGTGCTGGGTGTTGTGTTAGTTGTCTTCATCACACTAGAGATGGTTTCAGCCCTGGGGATGGTTGGACTTATCATAGCCTGTGGTAGTTTCGTTCGTTGTCCATTAAGCCTTCTTATTTCCATATAAATAGTGTTATAAATGTTTATAGAGGTGATCTTAATATCAATAACACTTTGTATGGTGATGAGATTGTACAGCTTTTTGATCTAGATATGGCTCACTCTTTAGCAGGTGCCATCAGGTCTCGGTGGAGGAAAGGAGATGGGAGAGGGGTGAAAGAGGAGGACAAGAACAAGTGAAGTTGACAGCAGGGGAGACATGGAGATCAGCGGTGGCAACAGATGGTGAGGAGACCAGCAATGGTGGTGGATGGCAAGGAAGTCAGTAATGGAGGGATgagagaagaaagatagagagaggaagaATGGAAGGAGAATATGGGACAAGGTTCAATATTCAAAATAAGTTGAAGTACCTTGAGATGAGAATAAAGAGAGTAAAAACCCACCTACCATGTAATTGCGAATTCCATCCCTATGATATAAGGGCAAAGTACTCTTTTACCACTAGTTTCTCAAGAAAGGATATGAAGGCAAATTACAGATCGAACTGGCAAGAAGGGAACGTAAAATGGTAAATATCTGTCACCAGTCTGAGAACATGTACAACTGCAAGCATGAACTTTGCGAGCGTAAGTACCAAATTAAGATAAATATTTTCAGTGCAAAACTTCACCCACACATTTAACATAATAAGTACACCAACCATATAGACGCAGGTCCCAAAATCAATTTATCTGGTACTGGTGTTGGCTAAGAACACCCACAACTAAAATGAGCATACAACCCACAGGATTTCATGAAAGGGCACTCAGCCAGTCGAAATTAGGATCTTGGCAAGTTGTTCATCCAGTTAGTGCAACTCATGAAACCAGATTTGCCTTACTGTCCTCCAAAAGTTTCAGTTCTTCACGCCATCCTTCCATTTTTTCCATCTTCTCTAACTGCTCAGACTTCATATTTTGTTGGTTTCCCTGTAACTGTGCTTCTGCCAGCCGAATCTGCAACACATGATAccagatataaatttaaaatacttaatttcagatttaagcaTGGTATTTTGCCTTGTTTTGGTGGGACATACTAAACCCATTTCATCATTCCAAACAACATTAACAGCTGGAAGGTCCACGTGTTCGCCTCCAATTTCACATGAAAAACCTAACGAAGATGCACCAAGGATGCATTGCAATTGGTGAAAGATTTGTTCAGTGCAGAAATTTCAGAGTAATAAGGCAAATTGAAGATCCTACCAGCAAATTAACACTCTAAGATCTTAAACATATGGCAGAATTCTCAGAGCCAGAGCTTGGTTACCAAATGTTACATGTTTATGATGCAAATAAATGAACCGCAGGCTTGAAACCTGCGTAGCAACAATAAAATGTAGCAAATTATGGTAACCAGTCAGCTGCTTTGAAATGAGGGTAATGTAACCAATTCATAACATATAAATACTCAGCTATAAATCGAGCTTTTTCATTAATAGCAGCTTTAGGAATAGAACCAGTGCAAATTGTGACATTTTCTATGTCGAGTAACAAACTATATACATGCTTGCAGAATCTAGACAGTTCCCATAGAAACAACTTGATTTTCTTAAAAACTGGTATTGCTTGAAGCCACACACAAggagaaattcacttcaaattccCAGGAAATGAAAATAGACAATAAAGATCCTCCTGACTGCCAAAAAATAATGAAGAAAACCATGTCTTTTCACATGTTTCTAGCATTATGTTTTAGCATCTCAGATAAGTGGACATGACAATTTGTCATTTAACTTGAACCAGAAAGATATGATTGATGGTTGCTCAGTGTGACATCAGCTGCCCAAATACAACCACTTGATTGTGTGCTTGCATGTCTATGTGTTATTTTATGGGTTCTGAACAAAAATGATCCCAGGTCTAAAGATTCAACAAGTGATATAACAAGGGGAAAAACTGTAAATACCATGTATATTTCTAAATTTATATGATTCGTTCTTTAAAAAGTCTTCAGAAAAACTCAGGAATATAAACCACAAAAATTCAACATCGTTCCACATATTTTAACTCTGACCAGAAGGAAAAGAAACATAAAGACACCTTCAACGAAAGCTGAACACTGCTAAGCCTCCTATAAAATGTTATCTAAACAAAGGTCATAATAATAAAAGTTACCTTCTTTTTCAGTGCTCGAATTCTTTTATCTATATCAGGACCAGAATTTTCAGGTTTTGGACCTTCCTTTGAATCAGTGGAAGGCCTAACCACCACTGATGTTGTGGAAACAGAGATCCTACCCATCTGGTCGGTTACCGAGTCCACAGATTCCAATCTCTGGGGAGCAAGTTCAGCAGAAGGCATCTCTTCAGACTTTACCATCCCGGCTTGCTCTGAATCCAAGTTCTTGCCCTTCTCAGTTGATGAAGCAAGTGCAGCCTGCCATCAGATGGCCACATTCCAGGTGATGATGGCTTCAATGAATCATCAAAAACAACCAGTAAAAAAAACAGATTTGAATTCTAACATTGATCAAGCAACCATACAAGAAAACATCAGGTACAACCACACAATGTAGCTGCCAAAGAAATGATGTGTTTTACCACTGCCAGGATAGATGCATCAGTTCCAAAATGTCTAGAGAAGTTATAGGTGGTAAATCATGGTAAGATATTGGCAGCAGCATTTGTACAACAATGTTATGGGCGCCAGTGCAAAGCTATGGGATTAGTCAGAATAAATGTCATCAGTGGATGTTTGCATGCACTGGAATGCTATGCTGGGAAGCAGTTTTCAAAGTAAAATAGCCCAGCATAGGGTGCATACTGGAGAAGAGAATACATAGATGGCAGAAATCACAGAAATCGAGCCCTAGTGCTGGGCATTTGCAATGTATCTGATTATAGATCCTTACAAGTTTATATAAACTGATGAATACACTCCCTTTTGACCAGtaatttttcatatttctatcccttgaataaagcaaaaaaaaaattgaaccaaaagAGATGCATTTCAGATCCAAGAACTTGGAGTGAGATGAGTCATGCAATCATGATAAAGGCCCAGATTGGTTCAAGAATGGCAGTGGTGATAAGCAGTTTTCATCCCTCTTATTCAACCAAACATGACATTCACCTTGGCAGAGGGGCAATAATCGGGGTCAAACTTGCTGGATGGCAGTTCTATTGAAGGAAAAAGAGATAGCTGCAAATTTAACTGATTTAT
The sequence above is a segment of the Elaeis guineensis isolate ETL-2024a chromosome 7, EG11, whole genome shotgun sequence genome. Coding sequences within it:
- the LOC105048719 gene encoding partner of Y14 and mago, which codes for MGSAAGGERPPTTRILSIPKEGERILAPTRRPDGTLRKPIRIRAGYVPQDEVAIYQSKGALLRKGLQPDVPPGYDPALDAKPKTKSAKRNERKKEKRHQAALASSTEKGKNLDSEQAGMVKSEEMPSAELAPQRLESVDSVTDQMGRISVSTTSVVVRPSTDSKEGPKPENSGPDIDKRIRALKKKIRLAEAQLQGNQQNMKSEQLEKMEKMEGWREELKLLEDSKANLVS